A window of the Apostichopus japonicus isolate 1M-3 chromosome 8, ASM3797524v1, whole genome shotgun sequence genome harbors these coding sequences:
- the LOC139970953 gene encoding cystatin-1-like: MMELKSVFIVGLLSIVATVPVMASMLGGYKTVDPSDEGVQRAVTFAVSEMNKNSNSLYYMKSTKIVDASVQVVSGKNYRVKFEVGVTQCRKNGPVPENLKDCELVEGNKKQICEVVVWERLWLNSIKLTSSHCSDV, from the exons ATGATGGAATTGAAGAGTGTATTCATAGTAGGTCTACTGAGCATTGTTGCTACTGTCCCAGTCATGGCAAGTATGCTAGGTGGTTACAAGACTGTTGATCCATCTGATGAAGGCGTGCAGCGGGCAGtcacatttgcagtttcagaaaTGAACAAGAACAGTAACAGCCTCTATTACATGAAGTCTACAAAAATCGTTGATGCATCAGTTCAG GTAGTATCTGGCAAGAATTACCGTGTGAAGTTTGAGGTAGGAGTCACACAGTGTCGGAAGAATGGACCAGTTCCAGAAAATCTGAAAGACTGTGAGCTCGTGGAGGGAAACAAG AAACAGATCTGTGAAGTTGTCGTCTGGGAAAGGTTGTGGTTGAATTCGATTAAACTGACATCTTCTCACTGCAGTGATGTGTAA